A genomic window from Bacteroidota bacterium includes:
- a CDS encoding biopolymer transporter ExbD: protein MPKIKVSKSSPALDMTPMVDLAFLLVTFFMLTATMRAPEPVIVDTPSSISDIILPKNTMLITVDTAGRVFFNLEGKDVRIEMLKRMMNSMARYYPDVKFTEEEIQKFGSLQSFGVPFSQLPDFIDADQTERDRMNKATKGIPLDTAATNADEKDQLSYWINAGRVEEFKWAKDQESDNKKVEPLRYAIKADGKSSYKKVDAVIALFKKQEVYTFNLITSLESDPNNPPGK from the coding sequence ATGCCAAAAATAAAAGTATCGAAATCAAGTCCTGCACTGGACATGACGCCGATGGTGGATCTTGCATTTCTGCTCGTAACATTCTTCATGCTTACCGCAACCATGCGCGCACCGGAACCGGTCATTGTTGACACGCCGAGTTCCATTTCAGATATTATCCTTCCGAAGAATACCATGCTGATCACTGTAGATACTGCAGGGCGTGTTTTCTTTAACCTGGAAGGAAAAGATGTGCGCATAGAAATGCTCAAGCGGATGATGAATTCCATGGCGAGATATTATCCCGATGTGAAATTCACAGAAGAAGAGATCCAGAAATTCGGATCACTGCAATCGTTCGGTGTTCCTTTCTCACAACTGCCCGATTTCATTGACGCAGATCAAACGGAAAGAGACCGGATGAATAAAGCCACGAAAGGAATTCCGCTTGACACGGCCGCAACTAATGCCGATGAGAAAGATCAGCTTTCTTATTGGATCAATGCAGGGCGTGTAGAAGAATTCAAATGGGCTAAAGACCAGGAATCGGATAATAAAAAAGTGGAGCCACTCCGTTACGCAATAAAAGCCGATGGAAAATCTTCTTACAAAAAAGTAGATGCCGTAATTGCGCTTTTCAAAAAACAGGAAGTGTACACCTTCAACCTGATCACCTCGCTGGAAAGCGATCCTAATAATCCTCCGGGAAAATAA
- a CDS encoding biopolymer transporter ExbD, producing the protein MAEVNTDSGGGGGKHHKKGRKKGGGNPRVDMTPMVDLAFLLLTFFVLTSQLNKSKTMEIRMPKDVKDTNTTKINNKLAITLLLDGNKDHKVYYYEGMLNDQTVLNEVNLDPKKGGLREYVAGRNAAIIAETKALRTKYKAGGMADSTFRKEKFKIEETHVKAKDAPFFIVKWGGEAHYGDVVNVIDELKICDVEHQFALTPITRVELEALSKKTGTHYKELDTPDPTAAAAGAPH; encoded by the coding sequence ATGGCAGAAGTAAATACCGATAGTGGCGGAGGTGGTGGTAAACATCACAAAAAAGGCCGGAAAAAAGGCGGCGGAAATCCACGCGTTGACATGACGCCGATGGTGGATCTTGCATTTCTGCTTCTCACGTTCTTCGTCCTCACTTCGCAGTTGAATAAATCCAAGACCATGGAGATCCGCATGCCGAAGGATGTGAAGGACACTAACACTACGAAGATCAACAACAAACTTGCGATCACGCTTCTCCTCGATGGAAATAAAGACCACAAGGTTTATTATTACGAAGGAATGCTCAACGATCAGACCGTGCTTAACGAAGTAAATCTCGATCCGAAAAAAGGCGGACTGCGCGAATACGTAGCAGGAAGAAACGCTGCGATCATTGCTGAAACAAAAGCGCTACGCACAAAATACAAAGCGGGCGGCATGGCCGATTCTACTTTCCGGAAAGAAAAATTCAAGATCGAAGAAACTCACGTGAAGGCGAAAGATGCGCCATTCTTCATTGTGAAATGGGGAGGAGAGGCACATTACGGCGACGTGGTGAACGTGATCGATGAATTGAAAATATGTGATGTGGAACACCAGTTCGCGCTCACGCCCATTACGCGCGTAGAGCTTGAAGCGCTTTCGAAAAAAACAGGAACGCATTACAAAGAACTTGACACCCCCGATCCGACCGCAGCAGCTGCAGGGGCGCCTCACTAA
- a CDS encoding energy transducer TonB encodes MANWNNEILGERNELVFENRNRSYGAYLIRRNYGKVVLISAGLSTVLLLFWVFLAIVMKHNDGPTKPKEKITEVTLKDAPPVNKDAPPPPPPPPPPPPQQKMIHFTTPEITEKDVEPPPPDTTHSKSGITTQSGPDDDQPTELTPTSSTPVEQEKPEEIFTYSEQLPQAAYDFNAYLQKNIKYPVIEKEANKTGTVWVSFVVEKDGSITNVDIAKTAGSPGFDKEAKRVIEQMPKWNAGTTNGRTVRVKVIQPVKFLLQ; translated from the coding sequence ATGGCTAACTGGAACAATGAAATTTTAGGCGAACGCAACGAACTTGTTTTCGAAAACAGGAATCGTTCGTACGGCGCTTATCTCATTCGCCGCAACTACGGAAAGGTGGTCCTCATTTCTGCAGGGCTTTCCACGGTGCTGCTTTTGTTCTGGGTTTTTCTCGCGATCGTCATGAAACACAATGATGGCCCGACAAAACCAAAAGAAAAAATTACCGAAGTAACATTGAAAGATGCACCGCCGGTAAATAAAGATGCGCCACCACCACCACCGCCGCCGCCGCCGCCGCCGCCTCAGCAAAAAATGATTCACTTCACTACGCCTGAGATCACGGAAAAAGATGTGGAACCGCCGCCGCCTGATACCACACATTCAAAAAGCGGTATCACTACGCAGAGCGGGCCGGATGATGATCAGCCGACTGAACTAACGCCAACATCTTCTACTCCTGTTGAACAGGAGAAGCCCGAAGAGATCTTCACTTACTCTGAGCAATTGCCGCAGGCCGCGTATGATTTCAATGCTTACCTGCAGAAAAATATTAAATACCCGGTGATCGAAAAAGAAGCGAATAAAACCGGAACGGTTTGGGTTTCTTTCGTTGTGGAAAAAGACGGCTCGATCACGAACGTTGATATTGCAAAGACCGCCGGTTCTCCCGGATTCGACAAAGAAGCAAAACGTGTGATAGAGCAAATGCCGAAGTGGAATGCAGGAACAACAAACGGCCGCACAGTTCGTGTGAAAGTAATTCAGCCGGTAAAATTCCTGTTGCAATAA
- a CDS encoding substrate-binding domain-containing protein has translation MKKMNNKFLFFAAIFFFACNDPIAHPDDIDTPTRGKIKIFIDENVRPVSDELIDAFEYSYPDAFLCQNYGTEPFVLKALFDDTSRLAIMTRQLNKQEIDFFHSKKFGIEQILIGSDAVVLLVNRENPDSIFSVEQIRDILSGKDSLWSSINSNSKLGNLNLVFDNGTSSNLRYLCDTLLGGKAPGKNCFAVNSSDSVINYVSHNANAIGVVGLNWLGEKYSDEDSKRRSLISMAMIGNETSAAVHPTQSDLVTKAYPFTRGIYIVKIGMRAGLGTGFATFCYRDRGQLIIQHAGLAPSNPTERKVLIDYQ, from the coding sequence ATGAAGAAGATGAATAATAAATTTCTTTTTTTCGCCGCGATCTTTTTTTTCGCCTGCAACGATCCTATTGCCCATCCCGATGACATCGATACGCCGACGCGTGGAAAAATAAAAATTTTCATTGACGAAAATGTGCGGCCCGTCTCCGACGAACTCATCGACGCATTTGAATATTCTTATCCCGATGCATTTCTTTGCCAGAATTACGGAACAGAACCATTCGTTCTCAAAGCGCTTTTCGACGACACTTCGCGTCTCGCGATCATGACGCGTCAACTGAACAAACAGGAAATTGATTTTTTCCATTCCAAAAAATTCGGCATCGAACAAATACTGATCGGTTCTGATGCGGTGGTGCTGCTGGTGAACCGCGAAAATCCCGACAGTATTTTTTCTGTAGAGCAGATTCGTGATATTCTTTCGGGAAAAGATTCGCTGTGGTCTTCGATCAATTCCAATTCGAAACTCGGAAATCTGAATCTCGTTTTTGACAACGGAACTTCTTCCAACCTGCGCTATCTCTGCGATACACTTCTTGGCGGAAAAGCGCCGGGGAAAAATTGTTTCGCCGTGAATTCCAGCGACAGTGTGATCAACTATGTTTCGCATAATGCCAATGCCATTGGCGTAGTTGGACTCAACTGGCTGGGCGAAAAATACAGCGATGAAGATAGTAAGCGCCGTTCCCTCATCAGTATGGCCATGATCGGCAATGAAACAAGCGCTGCTGTTCATCCCACGCAGAGCGATCTTGTAACAAAAGCATATCCGTTTACACGAGGCATTTACATAGTGAAAATAGGAATGCGGGCGGGGCTTGGCACAGGCTTTGCCACCTTCTGTTACAGGGACAGGGGCCAATTGATCATACAGCATGCCGGGCTGGCACCTTCAAATCCCACAGAAAGAAA